A genomic window from Lotus japonicus ecotype B-129 chromosome 1, LjGifu_v1.2 includes:
- the LOC130727649 gene encoding uncharacterized protein LOC130727649: MARYRFRRLRFLVVAFAVVVFSRQCACDDEFSVTDLDWSVFHQDYSPPAPPPPPPHPPSVSCVDDLGGVGTLDTTCKITEDANLTRGVYIAGEGNFNILPGVRFHCEIPGCWITVNVTGNFSLGSNASIVTGAFELESEYAVFENGSVVNTTCMAGDPPPQTSGTPQGVDGGGGGYGGRGAGCLVDTKKLPEDVWGGDAYSWSSLQNPSSFGSRGASTSKESEYGGLGGGVVRLTIHKIVEMNASLLAEGGDGGNKGGGGSGGSIYIKAYRMTGNGIISACGGNGFAGGGGGRVSVDVFSRHDEPKISVHGGSSYACPENAGAAGTLYDAVPRSLIVDNHNKTTDTETLLLEFPYQPLWTNVYVRNKARATVPLLWSRVQVQGQISILQGGVLSFGLPHYATSEFELWAEELLMSDSVMKVYGALRMSVKMFLMWNSKMLIDGGEDITVATSLLEASNLIVLRGSSVIHSNANLGVHGQGLLNLSGPGDWIEAQRLVLSLFYSIHVGPGSVLRGPLENATTDDVTPELYCDNKGCPYELLHPPEDCNVNSSLSFTLQICRVEDILVEGLIKGSVVHFHRARTITVESSGIISSSGMGCTGGLGRGNILSNGIGSGGGHGGKGGDACYNDNCVHGGISYGSPDLPCELGSGSGNGSSTGTTAGGGIIVIGSLEHPLSSLSIQGSVNADGGNFEPAIGKEKFAIFNNLTGAPGGGSGGTILLFLHTLAIGESAILSSMGGYSISNGAGGGGGGRIHFHWSDIPTGDVYLPIASVKGDIQTGGGKGKGLGGSGANGTTTGKACPKGLYGTFCEECPAGTYKNVTGSDKSLCHICPVHELPHRAVYTSVRGGITDTPCPYQCVSDRYHMPDCYTALEELIYTFGGPWLFGLFLTGLLILLALVLSVARMKFVGVDELPGPAPTQQGSQIDHSFPFLESLNEVLETNRVEESQSHVHRMYFMGPNTFSEPWHLPHTPSEQIQDIVYESAFNTFVDEINAIAAYQWWEGAIYSVLSALGYPLAVSWQQWRRRLKLQRLREFVRSEYDHACLRSCRSRALYEGIKVNATSDLMLAYVDFFLGGDEKRTDLPPRLHERFPMALLFGGDGSYMAPFSLHNDNIITSLMSQSVQPTTWYRLVAGLNAQLRLVRRGRLRVTFRPVLRWLETHANPALGVHGVRVDLAWFQATSLRYCHYGLVIYPIESGDSVPAGGSIDGALRTEERSRAQSVKKEHPLGLASNAHLSPGGRMEDNYMRRKMHGVVLDVNNLQMLDEKRDIFYFLSFILQNTKPVGHQDLVGLVISMLLLGDFSLALLTLLQLYSISLADVFLVLFILPFGILLPFPVGINALFSHGPRRSAGLARLYALWNITSFINVVVALLCGYIHYNSQSSSSKKHPSIQPWNIMDENEWWIFPVGLVLCKLFQSQLINWHVANLEIQDRSLYSNDFELFWQS, translated from the exons ATGGCTCGATATCGTTTCCGGCGCCTCCGTTTCCTCGTCGTCGCCTTCGCCGTCGTTGTATTCTCTCGGCAGTGTGCGTGTGACGATGAATTTTCTGTAACTGATTTGGATTGGAGCGTTTTTCATCAGGATTACTCGCCGCCTGCTCCGCCGCCACCGCCGCCTCATCCGCCGTCGGTGTCATGCGTGGACGATCTCGGCGGGGTAGGGACTCTGGACACGACGTGTAAGATAACGGAGGATGCGAACCTCACCCGCGGCGTGTATATAGCAGGGGAGGGTAATTTTAACATCCTACCTGGGGTGAGGTTTCATTGTGAGATTCCTGGGTGCTGGATAACCGTTAATGTCACTGGTAATTTTAGTTTAGGTAGCAACGCGTCGATCGTCACCGGAGCTTTTGAGTTGGAGTCAGAGTATGCTGTTTTTGAGAATGGTTCGGTGGTGAACACGACGTGTATGGCGGgggatcctcctcctcagaCGAGTGGTACTCCTCAAGGGGTTGATGGGGGTGGCGGTGGCTACGGTGGTAGGGGTGCTGGATGTCTGGTGGATACGAAGAAGCTACCGGAGGATGTTTGGGGAGGGGATGCCTATTCCTGGTCTTCACTGCAGAACCCATCTAGTTTCGGCAGCCGTGGTGCATCCACTAGCAAGGAGAGTGAGTATGGTGGGTTGGGGGGAGGGGTTGTGAGGTTGACGATACATAAGATTGTGGAGATGAATGCAAGTCTTCTGGCTGAAGGGGGCGATGGTGGGAACAAGGGTGGAGGTGGCTCCGGAGGCAGCATCTACATCAAGGCTTACAGAat GACTGGTAATGGGATAATAAGTGCTTGTGGAGGTAATGGTTTTgctggtggtggcggtggcagaGTTTCAGTTGATGTTTTCAGTAGGCATGATGAGCCCAAAATTTCTGTGCATG GTGGTAGTAGCTATGCTTGTCCTGAAAATGCAGGTGCTGCTGGGACTCTCTATGATGCAGTTCCTCGAAGCCTTATTGTTGACAACCATAACAAGACAACTGATACAGAGACACTTCTATTGGAGTTTCCTTATCAACCTCTTTGGACTAACGTTTACGTACGTAATAAGGCTAGGGCCACCGTTCCATTGCTATGGAGTCGTGTGCAG GTGCAAGGACAGATAAGTATCTTGCAGGGTGGAGTTTTGAGCTTTGGGCTGCCACACTACGCTACGTCAGAGTTCGAGTTATGGGCTGAAGAACTTCTGATGAGTGATTCTGTGATGAAG GTATATGGAGCTCTACGCATGTCTGTAAAAATGTTCTTGATGTGGAACTCAAAAATGCTCATAGATGGTGGGGAAGATATAACGGTGGCAACTTCTTTGCTTGAGGCTAGTAATTTGATTGTTCTCCGG GGGTCTTCTGTGATACATTCTAATGCAAACCTCGGAGTTCACGGACAAGGTCTACTTAATTTATCAGGCCCAGGAGATTGGATTGAGGCACAACGTTTGGTTTTATCCCTATTTTATAGTATTCAT GTTGGGCCTGGTTCTGTCTTGCGTGGTCCATTGGAGAATGCAACGACTGATGATGT TACTCCAGAGCTTTACTGTGACAACAAAGGTTGCCCCTATGAGTTGCTTCATCCTCCTGAAGATTGCAATGTGAACTCGTCCTTGTCATTCACACTTCAG ATCTGCCGGGTTGAGGACATCCTTGTCGAAGGCCTTATAAAAGGTTCTGTTGTTCATTTCCATAGGGCAAGGACCATAACTGTTGAATCTTCTGGAATAATATCTTCATCTGGAATGG GCTGTACTGGTGGTTTGGGCCGTGGAAATATTCTAAGTAATGGTATCGGCAGTGGTGGTGGGCATGGTGGTAAAGGTGGGGATGCATGTTATAATGATAACTGTGTTCATGGTGGCATTTCTTATGGGTCTCCAGACCTGCCCTGTGAACTTGGTAGTGGAAGTGGAAATGGCAGCTCAACCGGTACCACAGCTGGGGGTGGGATCATAG TCATTGGATCGTTAGAACATCCTCTGTCAAGTTTGTCAATTCAAGGTTCTGTAAATGCTGATGGGGGAAATTTTGAACCAGCaattggaaaagaaaaatttGCAATTTTTAACAATTTAACGGGAGCTCCTGGGGGTGGATCTGGTGGCACTATACTATTGTTTCTCCACACCCTTGCCATTGGTGAATCAGCTATTCTTTCTAGTATGGGGGGATATAGCATTTCTAATGGAgctggtggtggaggtggcggaAGAATTCATTTTCATTGGTCTGACATTCCCACCGGAGATGTATATCTGCCCATTGCTAGTGTGAAAGGAGACATTCAGACTGG CGGTGGAAAGGGTAAAGGCCTGGGTGGCTCTGGAGCAAATGGGACCACAACTGGGAAGGCTTGCCCCAAAGGGCTCTACGGTACATTTTGTGAG GAATGTCCAGCAGGCACTTACAAGAATGTTACTGGATCTGATAAATCACTTTGCCATATTTGTCCTGTTCATGAGCTTCCTCATCGTGCTGTTTATACTTCAGTCCGAG GTGGTATTACTGACACCCCTTGCCCTTATCAATGCGTTTCGGACAGATATCACATGCCGGACTGTTATACAGCTCTTGAAGAACTAATTTACACTTTCGGTGGACCCTGGTTATTCGGTCTTTTTCTTACCGGTCTCTTGATCCTGTTAGCACTGGTGCTTAGTGTCGCAAGAATGAAATTTGTTGGGGTTGATGAATTACCAGGACCAGCTCCCACCCAGCAGGGTTCTCAAATAGATCATTCCTTCCCTTTCCTGGAGTCACTAAATGAG GTCTTAGAAACAAACAGAGTGGAAGAGTCCCAGAGTCACGTTCATAGGATGTACTTCATGGGACCCAATACTTTCAGTGAGCCCTGGCATCTGCCACATACACCTTCGGAACAAATACAGGATATTGT TTACGAGAGTGCGTTCAATACATTTGTGGATGAGATTAATGCTATAGCAGCTTATCAATGGTGGGAGGGAGCAATATATAGTGTTCTCTCTGCTCTTGGATATCCGCTTGCAGTGTCTTGGCAACAATGGCGCAGGAGATTGAAGTTGCAGCGTTTGCGTGAGTTTGTTCGATCAGAGTATGATCATGCTTGCCTTCGTTCTTGCCGGTCACGAGCTCTCTATGAAGGAATCAAG GTAAATGCAACTTCTGACTtgatgcttgcttatgttgacttcTTCCTTGGTGGGGATGAAAAGAGGACAGATCTTCCTCCTCGATTACATGAAAGGTTCCCAATGGCATTGCTTTTTGGAGGTGATGGTAGTTATATGGCTCCATTCTCCCTTCACAATGATAATATCATTACCAGCCTCATGAGTCAG TCAGTTCAACCTACAACGTGGTATCGATTGGTTGCTGGGCTGAATGCACAACTGCGGTTAGTTCGCCGTGGACGACTAAGAGTAACATTTCGACCTGTTCTCAGATGGCTTGAGACTCATGCCAATCCTGCTTTGGGTGTCCATGGTGTACGTGTTGATCTGGCCTGGTTTCAGGCTACAAGTCTTCGCTATTGTCACTATGGGCTTGTAATTTATCCTATTGAAAGTGGAGATTCTGTGCCCGCTGGAGGAAGTATCGACGGGGCTTTAAGAACTGAGGAAAGATCGCG TGCTCAGAGTGTCAAGAAGGAACATCCTTTGGGGCTTGCAAGCAATGCCCACTTAAGCCCTGGTGGAAGAATGGAGGACAATTATATGAGGCGAAAGATGCATGGAGTTGTTTTAGATGTAAACAATTTGCAGATGCTTGATGAGAAGAGAGatatcttttattttctctctttcataCTTCAGAATACAAAACCTGTTGGGCATCAG GATCTTGTTGGTTTAGTGATCTCAATGTTGCTTCTAGGAGATTTTAGTTTAGCATTACTTACGCTGCTTCAGTTGTATTCAATTTCTTTGGCGGATGTCTTTCTTGTATTGTTTATATTACCTTTTGGCATTCTTCTCCCATTTCCTGTTGGAATCAATGCTCTATTCAGTCATGGACCAAGGCGTTCTGCAGGCCTAGCACGTCTCTATGCTCTGTGGAACATTACATCGTTTATAAATGTT GTGGTTGCATTACTTTGTGGATATATTCATTACAACTCTCAATCGTCTTCCAGTAAAAAACACCCCAGCATTCAGCCATGGAATATCAT GGACGAAAATGAATGGTGGATTTTCCCAGTTGGATTGGTTTTATGTAAATTATTCCAGTCTCAACTCATCAATTGGCATGTTGCCAATCTGGAAATTCAAGACCGTTCCTTGTATAGTAACGATTTTGAGCTGTTCTGGCAGTCATGA
- the LOC130711282 gene encoding uncharacterized protein LOC130711282, with translation MYHQSLIHSRKDMDSIRTLRPGRVAWRIRARVIRKWEIAPTSEPSKPYALQLVLIDSEGSKIEAIIKKYMMSKFIRDIVEGNVYKIVYFTVVDNNGSYRAAEHEFKI, from the exons ATGTATCACCAAAGCTTGATTCACTCACGAAAAG ATATGGATTCCATTCGAACCTTACGCCCTGGCAGAGTAGCATGGAGGATCAGAGCAAGGGTCATTCGGAAATGGGAGATTGCTCCTACTTCTGAACCTTCCAAACCATATGCTTTGCAACTTGTCCTGATTGATTCTGAA GGTTCTAAAATAGAGGCAATTATAAAGAAGTACATGATGAGTAAATTCATAAGGGACATTGTTGAGGGCAATGTCTATAAGATTGTATATTTCACTGTTGTGGACAACAATGGTTCATATCGTGCTGCAGAACATGAGTTCAAGATT